The following are encoded together in the Lathyrus oleraceus cultivar Zhongwan6 chromosome 3, CAAS_Psat_ZW6_1.0, whole genome shotgun sequence genome:
- the LOC127132720 gene encoding OVARIAN TUMOR DOMAIN-containing deubiquitinating enzyme 5: protein MEDTQEIDEVQEEVISDKTSEKEEETRDEVLARHRKEISQLQKKEVEMKKQAARGSKAEQKTKKKQVEEEVSQLSTKLKEKHAKELSTLGYSTGNGNEKSNLDNLVKAIAGVTVSTQPENTKVSKAKQRRDKRAQQEAERELRIQAEQNDIISDRMVENEKLERKLKPLGLTVCEIKPDGHCLYRALENQLGHLSGGKSPYTFQELRQLAAAYMRKHTSDFLPFCLSENLIEGDSDESIAQRFENYCKEVESTAIWGGQLELGALTHCLKKHIVIFSGSFPDVEMGKEYKPVHGIGSSSSSIMLSYHKHAFGLGEHYNSVVST from the exons ATGGAGGATACCCAAGAAATTGATGAGGTACAGGAAGAAGTGATTTCTGACAAAACATCTGAAAAGGAGGAAGAGACTCGTGATGAGGTTCTTGCACGCCACAG GAAAGAGATATCACAACTGCAGAAAAAAGAAGTTGAAATGAAAAAGCAAGCAGCTAGAGGTAGCAAGGCTGAGCAAAAAACTAAGAAAAAGCAAGTGGAGGAAGAGGTTTCTCAACTTTCTACTAAGCTCAAAGAGAAGCATGCCAAAGAACTTTCTACATTAGGCTATAGCACTGGTAACGGAAATGAAAAGAGCAATTTAGACAATTTGGTGAAAGCCATAGCTGGAGTAACCGTTAGTACTCAACCTGAGAATACAAAGGTCAGCAAGGCCAAACAGAGGCGTGACAAAAGAGCTCAACAAGAAGCAGAGAGGGAACTGAgaatccaagcagagcagaaCGACATTATAAGTGATCGCATGGTTGAAAATGAGAAACTGGAAAGGAAGTTGAAGCCTCTTGGGTTGACTGTTTGTGAAATAAAGCCCGATGGGCATTGCCTTTACAGAGCTCTTGAGAATCAGTTGGGCCACCTTTCTGGGGGTAAATCTCCATATACATTCCAAGAACTTCGACAACTGGCAGCTGCTTACATGAGAAAACATACATCTGATTTCCTTCCATTTTGTCTGTCGGAGAATTTAATCGAAGGCGATTCTGACGAATCCATTGCTCAGAGGTTTGAAAATTATTGCAAAGAAGTAGAATCCACAGCTATATGGGGAGGACAGCTAGAGCTCGGTGCCTTGACTCACTGTCTGAAGAAGCATATAGTGATATTTTCAGGGTCCTTCCCTGACGTCGAGATGGGGAAGGAGTATAAACCGGTTCACGGTATTGGCTCGTCTAGTTCCAGTATCATGCTTTCTTACCATAAGCATGCTTTTGGGCTTGGTGAGCATTATAATTCTGTTGTCTCAACATGA